A region of Meleagris gallopavo isolate NT-WF06-2002-E0010 breed Aviagen turkey brand Nicholas breeding stock chromosome 29, Turkey_5.1, whole genome shotgun sequence DNA encodes the following proteins:
- the PIP4K2B gene encoding phosphatidylinositol 5-phosphate 4-kinase type-2 beta, translated as MWGANHTINELSNVPVPVMLMPDDFKAYSKIKVDNHLFNKENLPSRFKFKEYCPLVFRNLRERFGIDDQDYQNSVTRSAPVNSDSQGRCGARFLTTYDRRFVIKAVSSEDVAEMHNILKKYHQFIVECHGNTLLPQFLGMYRLTVDGVETYMVVTRNVFSHRLTVHRKYDLKGSTVSREASDKEKAKDLPTFKDNDFLNEGQKLHVGEESKKNFLEKLKRDVEFLAQLKIMDYSLLVGIHDVDRAEQEEMEVEDRAEDEECENDGLGGNPISSYGTPPDSPGNLLNYPRFFGPGEFDPSVDVYAMKSHDSAPKKEVYFMAIIDILTPYDAKKKAAHAAKTVKHGAGAEISTVNPEQYSKRFNEFMSNILT; from the exons ATGTGGGGGGCCAACCATACG ATCAACGAACTCAGCAATGTTCCTGTCCCTGTCATGTTGATGCCTGATGATTTTAAAGCCTACAGTAAGATCAAGGTGGACAATCACCTGTTCAACAA gGAAAACTTGCCCAGTCGCTTTAAATTTAAGGAGTACTGTCCTCTGGTGTTCCGAAACCTCCGGGAAAGGTTTGGGATTGATGACCAGGACTACCag AACTCGGTGACACGAAGTGCCCCAGTGAACAGCGACAGCCAGGGTCGATGCGGGGCCCGGTTCCTCACCACCTACGACAGGAGGTTTGTCATTAAGGCCGTGTCGAGTGAGGATGTAGCAGAGATGCACAACATCTTAAAGAAGTACCACCAG TTCATAGTGGAGTGCCATGGGAACACCCTTCTGCCCCAGTTCCTTGGCATGTACCGGCTCACCGTGGATGGAGTGGAAACCTACATGGTGGTAACCAGAAACGTGTTCAGCCACAGGCTGACAGTGCACCGAAAATACGACCTGAAG GGCTCGACAGTGTCCAGGGAAGCAAGCGATAAGGAGAAG GCCAAGGACTTGCCGACGTTCAAGGACAACGACTTCTTGAACGAGGGACAGAAGCTGCATGTTGGGGAAGAGAGCAAAAAGAACTTCCTCGAGAAGCTGAAGCGGGACGTGGAG TTCTTAGCTCAGCTGAAGATCATGGACTACAGCCTGCTGGTTGGGATCCACGATGTTGACCgagcagagcaggaagagatGGAAGTGGAGGATCGGGCAGAGGATGAGGAGTGTGAGAACGATGGTCTCGGAGGCAACCCCATCTCCTCGTATGGAACCCCCCCAGACAGCCCTGGCAATCTCCTCAATTACCCTCGCTTCTTTGGGCCTGGAGAGTTTGATCCTTCTGTTGATGTCTACGCCATGAAAAGCCACGACA GTGCCCCCAAGAAGGAAGTGTACTTCATGGCCATTATAGACATTCTTACACCGTACGATGCAAAGAAGAAAGCTGCACACGCTGCCAAAACAGTGAAACATGGG